The region TGTTGGGCAGGTTGCCGACGTCGTAGTCGACGATCGCGATCATCCGATCCGACCCTTCGAGCTCGGCACGCCCTTTCGCCGCGGATCGCGCTGCGTTGCGGCGTCGAGCGCGCGGCCGAACGCCTTGAACGTGGCCTCGAGCAGGTGGTGCGTGTTGCCGCCACGAAGCTGCGTGACGTGGAGCGTGCAGCGCGCGCTCTGCACCAGCGCGATGAAGAAGTCCGGCACGAGCGTCGAGTCGAAGGAGCCGACGATCCGCGTCTTGGGCGTGAGGTCGTGTGCGAAGTACGGCCGGCCGCCGAGGTCGAGCGCGACGCTCACGAGGCATTCGTCCATCGGCACTTCGAGCGACGCGTAGCGCACAAGACCCTTGCGATCGCCGAGGGCCTCGTCGATCGCGGCGCCGAGCACGAGACCGATGTCCTCGACGGTGTGATGCTGGTCGACCTCGATGTCGCCTTTGGCTTTGAGCGTGAGGTCGAAGAGACCGTGCA is a window of Candidatus Limnocylindria bacterium DNA encoding:
- the hisB gene encoding imidazoleglycerol-phosphate dehydratase HisB translates to MPAARGARRARRTKETDIQVRFKLDGSGTASVRTGLPFLDHMLELFAVHGLFDLTLKAKGDIEVDQHHTVEDIGLVLGAAIDEALGDRKGLVRYASLEVPMDECLVSVALDLGGRPYFAHDLTPKTRIVGSFDSTLVPDFFIALVQSARCTLHVTQLRGGNTHHLLEATFKAFGRALDAATQRDPRRKGVPSSKGRIG